The genomic window TTCAGTGAAGCGGAGATCAATGCGGGTGCGTTAGATAACGTCTTATTTCGACCTGCGCCAAACTACCCAACAGGCAATGACGTTAATCAGGTGCAAGTGAATGTTAGCGGGACAGTTACCGATACTGCGACCTACAATGACACCGCTTCCCCGATAGGCAACGTGGTCGATTCTGATACTTTCTCTACCAGTGTCAACTTTGAAGTCGTACCTGTGGTGGATGATGTGTCTGTCACTGGTCCGGGTAGCGATCCTGATGTTATCGAGATTACGGGGATGGAAGACCAGCTCATTTCATTGTCAGGTACAGGCCCTGTATCGATTGCCCTGACTGACCTTGATGGTTCAGAGCAGTTCGTTTCGATTAAATTTACGGGTGTGCCAGATGGCTTCTTAATGAGTGCAGATACTACCTCGGCTTACACTGTGAAAAACAATGGTGGCGGTGAGTGGAGTGTTCAACTGCCTCAAGCTGCTAGGCTGACGTTCGATCTGAGTGAGCTATCTGTCTTACCACCTAAAAACTTCAGTGGTACGGCTGAGTTTGGTGTTCAAGTGTTTACGCAAGAGTCTTTGCTAGGCGTACCAACTGCCGCGGCAAACTTACCAAGTTTCAAACTGCATGTGGTGCCAGTGGGTGATGATGTTGATACTAACCCGACCAATTCTGTTACAGGTAGTGAAGGTCAAAACATTGATATCGAAATCAATGCAACGATTTTGGATAAAGAGCTTTCGGCAACCGGAAACGGAACGTATAGCGAAAATGCTGCTGAAACACTTCGAGTAGAAGTTGTGGGCGTTCCTCAAGATGCCGCTATCTATTACCCAGACGGAACGACCTTGGGAAGCTATGATTCAACGACACAGATCTGGACGTTGGATGTACTAGCACAGTCGCTCGATAAGATCGTATTCAATTCAGGTGAACACAACAGCGATACTGGTAATGTTTTGGGCATTAATGGCCCATTACAAATTACGGTTCGTTCTGTGGATACCGACGCAGACAACACAGAATACTTAGGTACACCGACCAGCTTCACTGTTGATTTAGTGGTTGATCCTATCAACGATCAACCAACGTTTGTGAACGTCACCAATATTGAAACATCAGAAGACATCAGCGTTGCCATCGACAACTTTAGTCTCTACGACGTCGACGCAAATTTTGATAACCCAGACGCTCCGTATGAGCTGACGCTTCAAGTCGACCAAACATTGCCGGGAGCACAAGGTGTATTTGAGTTTACAAGCTCACCTGATGTGACGTTTGTATTGCAGCCGGATGGCTCTCTGGTGATTACAGGTAAAGAAGTGGATATCAATACTGCACTGAGCAGTGGGGCGGTGACGTTCAAGCCTGACCCAGACCAGAATTACCTCAACCAGAATGGTTTAGTCACGATAAAGGCAACATTGGATGATGGTGGTAATAACGGTCTGATTGATGCTGGAGATCCGAATACCGCTCAAACCAATCAAACGACCTTCACCATTAAAGTGACGGAAGTGAATGATGCTCCTGTAGCGACAGACGTTGATTTAGGTTTGATTGCTGAGGAAGGCCAACTTGTTATCATTGAAAGTGACTTAATTGCCGCAAGCTCTGATGTCGAGAACCATAATCTCACCGTCACCAGTGTTACCCTTACGCAAGGACAAGGGCAACTACAGCGCTTTGATAACGTGGGAGGTGCTGATGATCCTGCGATTACCGGTCCATACTGGGTATTTACCGCAGCTGATGAATATAACGGTGACGTTAAGTTCACCTATACCATAGAGGATGACGGTACCACCAATGGCGCCAATGACTTCTTAAGCGATACGGCGGAGATCACCGTGACAGTGGAAGGAGTGAACGATACGCCGGTTGTTAATGGTAGCGGTATCACAACGGTGATTGACGAAGACGCCGGTCAGTTAATCAGTGGCATTAATGTGAGTGATCCAGATTATGTGAATACATTCTCGAATGACCTGATGACGGTCACGCTGACTGTCGACTACGGTACATTGAATGTATCGCTTCCGACAGGAACCACAGTGGTGGTCAACGGCAATAATACCGGATCGGTCGTATTAGTTGGTACTTTGAGCGATCTCAATGCACTAATTGATACACCAATTAGCCCCAATGGCGTTTACCTTGATGCAAGTCTCTCTCCAACCAATAGTATAGGCTTAGAAGTCATCGCCAAAGATAGCGGAAACCCTTCGGGTATCGCAATAGAGACAGCACCTGTCGTTTACAACATTGCGGTGACGCCCGTCGCCAATGCGCCAACGCTGTCTATTGATACGGCAGCGAATTATGTGAGAAACATTACTGCGAGCCAGTCTGTCAGTGCGAGTGGTATTCCTTTGGTAGGCATTATCGCGGCCTTAACGGACATCACCGAAGAGCTAACGCTGCACATTAGTGATGTCCCAGCGGGTGCTCAAATCACCAGTGACGTTGGCTCTGTGACTGACCTCGGAGGGGGTGTTTGGGTTGCGACTGCGGATGCAATTGATAGCCTAAAGGCGGTTGGTCTCGCTCAAAATCCGGGTAATTACACGTTTAAAGTTGAGGCGGTTTCTGAAGAGACCGACAACAATGATACCGCAACATCGGCTTCAATAGACCTCAATCTGAATATTGTATCTGACGCGGTCGATATTAACTTGGCTTCGGAAAGCGATGATGTACAACTGCTTGCGGGCACAAACGCGACTGACCTAATCGCGGGCTCTGGCAATGACCGACTGGAAGGGGGAGCCGGTGACGATACACTGGTTGGCGGTGCTGGTAACGATATACTGATTGGCGGTGGAGGCTCAGATATTTTGACAGGTGGCGACGGTATGGATTCGTTTGTCTGGTTGAACATTGAAGATGGCGTAGAAGATACCATTACCGACTTTAACCTTTCCGAGGATGATCAAATTGACTTGAGAGAAGTACTTCCTGAATTGAAAGATGCCACGGTGAATATGGCGACGCTGCTGCAACATGTCGGTGCGAAAGTGGAGGGTAATGATGTAGAGCTAACTATTAACCCTGATGGTTTAGGTTCTACTGAACAAGTGATTGTGGTCGAAGATCTTGCGCCTCAACTAACGTTAACGAGTACTATGCCTTCAGATATTCTTGATGCGCTAGTGCAACAAAATGTGATCACTCATGGTTAACGATGGATGGCGTACTGTGAGTCGTTAGAAATGAACAGTTAAACCTGAACGAAAGAGGCCAGCAGCGATGCTGGCCTCTTTTTTATCACCATCAGAATTAAGATTATTTTAGTGAGTTATGGATCAGGAACTCATCTTCAACGCCTTTCAATTTCATTTCATCCATCATGAAATTGACGGTGTTCAACAAGCGCTGCTCACCTTTAGGAATCAGGTAACCGAATTGACCATTGGTGAAAGGGGTTTCACAGCGAGCGGCTTCAAGGCGCTTGTCTGTCACTTGATAAAACAGGCCCTCTGGGGTTTCGGTGACCATCACATCGATTTTGCCTTCTGCAACGGCTTTTGGCACATCGAGATTGTTGTCGAAGCGCGTGAAGGTCGCATTTTTCAAATGACTGTCTGCAAAAGCCTCGTTGGTTCCGCCAATGTTCACACCTACGCGAACAGAAGAGCGGTTTACTTTCTCTAGGCTGTTGTACTGCTCTACCTTGCCTTTCGCCACTAAGAAACACTTACCAAAGGTCATGTAACCTTGAGTTTGTTCCGCGTTGAGTTGGCGTTGCATTTTTCGCGTGATACCACCCATTGCGATGTCGTACTTGTCGCTATCGAGATCGGTCAGTAGATTTTTCCATTGGGTAGGAACGATTTTTAACTCTACCCCCAATTGTTCTGCAAAATACTTAGCGACGTCGATGTCATAACCGGAATACGTTTTGCCATCGAAATAAGAAAAAGGTTTGTAGTCGCCAGTCGTGCCCACTCGAAGTACGCCCGATTTTTGAATGTCTTGTAATTGGTCAGCTTGTGCTACACCAGAAAGCGAAAGAACAATGGAAGCAAGTAATAGTGATGTTTTTTTCATTATGATTATCTGTTGTGTTTGTCTTATTACTAAAAGTAACAGAAAGAGAATCAAAAAGAGATCAAACCATTGGAAGAGTTGGGAAAAAGATAAATATAGAGGAGAGTATCAGGGGGAAAGCAGAACGATAAGCGTACTAGGATGACCCGTTATTTACTACGATTGGTATGATTTGTCGATAACAACAAAAATCCCATGCTATCAAATTGATAACATGGGATTCATTTTAAACGTTAGCGGTTACTTCATTACTTAGTAATGCGCGTTTTGCCTGTCTTCGCTGCAGATTTTGATGCATTAACCAACAGGATACCAACGGTTAGGACCATTGAACCACAAAGTAGGAACAACAAGCGTCCTGTCGGTTCGTTTGGAATCAAAGCCATTGCTAGGATACCGAAACCCGCTAAGCTGATAAGGTTCCCAAGCATTGAACGTTGTTTCGTATCGAGGTTTTGTTGCTCTTCACCTTCTGCGATAAGCGGCGTATTCCAGTTAGTGAACAGTTGGTCTACTTCTTTCTCACGCTCTGGCGTTAGGCCTTTATAGAAGCGAGAAGATAAGATGAAGTAACCACCAGTGAACACGACGTGAGCAGCTAAGCTTAGACCCACTTTTAAGTCGCTCCATTCACGACCCGAAAGAGCGGTGTCTAGGCCAAATAAATGTTCTACATCTTTTGCTTCAAGCGAGATTCCGAATATGTAAGAAACCAAGCCACCCACAATTAATGTCGACCACCCCGACCAGTCTGGCGTCTTGCGAATCCACATACCAAGTAATACAGGGATAAGCATAGGGAAGCCAATTAATGCCCCCACGTTCATTACGATATCGAACAAGCTCAAGTGACGTAGAGAGTTAATAAACAAACCAATAGCGATGATGATAACACCCATCATAATAGTGGTTATCTTACTGACGATGACCAGTTCTTTCTGCGTCGCATTTTGGCGAAGAATAGGGCTGTAGAAGTTCATGACAAAGATACCAGCATTACGGTTCAAACCTGAATCCATAGAAGACATCGTTGCAGCGAACATTGCTGACATAAGCAGACCAACCATACCGGCTGGCATAACATGTTGAACGAATGCTAAGTAAGCAGCATCACCGGCTTTGTCACCCATTGAAGCGTACTCAAGGGCAAAGTCTGGCATGAATGCACTCACATACCAAGGTGGTAGGAACCAAATTAGTGGGCCAATAATCATCAGAATACACGCAAGGCCTGCTGCTTTACGGGCATTTTCACTGTCTTTTGCGCAGAGGTAACGATAAGCGTTGATGCTGTTGTTCATAACGCCGAACTGCTTCACGAAAATGAACACAACCCAAAGGATGAAGATGCTCATGTAGTTTAGGTTGTTACCTAACATGAAGTCGCCGTCGAAGTTAGCAACGATGTTAGTTAAGCCGCCACCGTGGAAGTAAGCTGCTACCGCACAAGTGATGGTCACGGCCATGATGACAAGCATTTGCATGAAGTCAGAAGCAACAACCGCCCAAGAGCCGCCCGTTACTGCCATCAATACCAGAACCAGACCCGTTACCACAATGGTTGCTTCCATTGGGATGTTGAATACCGCTGCTACAAAGATCGCGAGACCGTTTAGCCAAATACCTGCAGAGATAAGGCTGTCCGGCATACCTGCCCATGTGAAGAACTGTTCAGACGTTTTACCAAAGCGCTGACGAATAGCTTCGATCGCCGTTACCACACGAAGTTGGCGGAACTTTGGAGCGAAGTACATATAGTTCATGAAGTAGCCAAAAGCATTGGCTAAGAATAGGATTACAATAACGAAACCGTCATTGAACGCGCGTCCTGCGGCACCTGTAAACGTCCATGCTGAAAACTGTGTCATGAAGGCTGTTGCACCAACCATCCACCACAACATTTTGCCGCCTCCTCTAAAGTAATCACTAGTCGATGTGGTGAACTTACGGAACATCCAACCAATCGCGATTAAAAAGAGGAAGTAGGCGAGAACAACAAAAGTATCAATAGTCATCTTTTCAGCCTTTTAAATATCATAATTAACTGGAACCTAGGTTACTCTGTTTATGAGTTTATTTGTACTACAATATGTCTTTATCGTGATCTGAACCGCATGTTTGCTTTATTGTTTTATTGCATATAGGCCATTTAAAGCGCTTTTTCTTGAGTTTTATGGGCTAAGGCGTGTTGTTGTTTGCAAATCACTGATTATTTATTTTGGCTATTATAATAATACAAATAAGCGGTATTCGCTAATCACTGAACTCGCGAAGAGTGTTGATGAAGAGGGCTCAAAATTGAAAGAAATATGATTAAAAATAAAAGAAACCTATTCATCGTCTCTTATGCGTAAAAAAGCGAGCTCTGGGCTCGCTTTTTTGATTAAAAGGTAAATAAATATCTATTTATTCACAAATTCAACCGCATCACGAACCAGTTTACCTAGTTCATCCCACTTACCTTCGTCGATAAGTTTAGTTGGAACCATCCAAGTACCGCCACACGCAAGTACAGAAGGGATCGATAGGTATTCATCTACATTCTTCAAGCTTACACCGCCTGTCGGCATGAACTTTACAGGGTAAACCGCTGTTAGTGCTTTAAGCATACCAGTACCACCAGACGGTTCAGCTGGGAAGAATTTCAACGTGCGAAGACCCATTTCCATCGCTTGCTCAACTAGGCTCGGGTTATTAACACCCGGTACGATTGCAACACCTTTGTCGATACAGTATTGAACAGTACGTGGGTTAAAACCTGGGCTTACGATGAAATCAACACCAGCTTCGATAGATGCGTCAACTTGCTCGTTAGTCAGTACAGTACCTGAACCGATTAGCATGTCTGGGAATTCTTTACGCATGATGCGAATCGCTTCGATTGCACATTCTGTACGTAGCGTGATTTCTGCACAAGGCATGCCGTTTTCAACCAACGCTTTACCTAGAGGGATAGCGTCTTCAGCACGGTTGATCGCGATGACAGGAATTACTTTTAGGTTTGCTAGTTGTTCATTTAATGTCGTCATGAATTCTTTCTCACGTTAAAT from Vibrio artabrorum includes these protein-coding regions:
- a CDS encoding transporter substrate-binding domain-containing protein: MKKTSLLLASIVLSLSGVAQADQLQDIQKSGVLRVGTTGDYKPFSYFDGKTYSGYDIDVAKYFAEQLGVELKIVPTQWKNLLTDLDSDKYDIAMGGITRKMQRQLNAEQTQGYMTFGKCFLVAKGKVEQYNSLEKVNRSSVRVGVNIGGTNEAFADSHLKNATFTRFDNNLDVPKAVAEGKIDVMVTETPEGLFYQVTDKRLEAARCETPFTNGQFGYLIPKGEQRLLNTVNFMMDEMKLKGVEDEFLIHNSLK
- a CDS encoding sodium:solute symporter family protein, which gives rise to MTIDTFVVLAYFLFLIAIGWMFRKFTTSTSDYFRGGGKMLWWMVGATAFMTQFSAWTFTGAAGRAFNDGFVIVILFLANAFGYFMNYMYFAPKFRQLRVVTAIEAIRQRFGKTSEQFFTWAGMPDSLISAGIWLNGLAIFVAAVFNIPMEATIVVTGLVLVLMAVTGGSWAVVASDFMQMLVIMAVTITCAVAAYFHGGGLTNIVANFDGDFMLGNNLNYMSIFILWVVFIFVKQFGVMNNSINAYRYLCAKDSENARKAAGLACILMIIGPLIWFLPPWYVSAFMPDFALEYASMGDKAGDAAYLAFVQHVMPAGMVGLLMSAMFAATMSSMDSGLNRNAGIFVMNFYSPILRQNATQKELVIVSKITTIMMGVIIIAIGLFINSLRHLSLFDIVMNVGALIGFPMLIPVLLGMWIRKTPDWSGWSTLIVGGLVSYIFGISLEAKDVEHLFGLDTALSGREWSDLKVGLSLAAHVVFTGGYFILSSRFYKGLTPEREKEVDQLFTNWNTPLIAEGEEQQNLDTKQRSMLGNLISLAGFGILAMALIPNEPTGRLLFLLCGSMVLTVGILLVNASKSAAKTGKTRITK
- a CDS encoding bifunctional 4-hydroxy-2-oxoglutarate aldolase/2-dehydro-3-deoxy-phosphogluconate aldolase — protein: MTTLNEQLANLKVIPVIAINRAEDAIPLGKALVENGMPCAEITLRTECAIEAIRIMRKEFPDMLIGSGTVLTNEQVDASIEAGVDFIVSPGFNPRTVQYCIDKGVAIVPGVNNPSLVEQAMEMGLRTLKFFPAEPSGGTGMLKALTAVYPVKFMPTGGVSLKNVDEYLSIPSVLACGGTWMVPTKLIDEGKWDELGKLVRDAVEFVNK